GCGCTGACCGCGGCCGAACTCCCGCCCGTCGACCTGGTGCTGCTCTCCCACGACCAGCACGCCGACAACCTGGACGTCACCGGCCGCGAGGTGCTCGCCCGGGCCGGGGCCGTCCTCACCACCCCCGAGGGCGCCGAACGCCTCGGCGGCCGGGCGGAGGGCCTCGCCCCCTGGCAGAGCCGGACGGTCACCGCCGGGACCACCACCGTCACGGTCACGGCGACCCCCGCCCGGCACGGCCCGGAGGGCACGGAGCACGTCACGGGCCCCGTCACCGGCTTCGTCGTCGCCCACGAGGGCGGCACCCTGTACGTCTCCGGCGACACCGTCCGGCACGACGCCCTGGCCGAGATCGCCGACCGCTTCCGTATCGACACGGCCTTCCTCCACCTCGGCGACGCGCACTTCCCGTCCACCGGCGACCGCGCCTTCTCGATGAGCGCGAGCGAAGGCGCCGCCCTCGCCCGCGCCCTGGGTGCCCGCACGGTGATCCCCCTCCACTTCGACTCCTGGGACCACCTCGCGGAGGACCCGTCCCGCATCACGGAGGCCTTCGCGGCTCCGGACCTGGCGGGACGGCTGCGCCGGCTGCGCCCGGGCGTGCCCGAAACCCTCTGACCGGGAGTGGCCGAAATCCCGACGTGGTGATCAGCGTCGACACCTGGCGTGCGGACGTCGGCGAGGCGGTCTGAGGCCGGTGCGGCCCCCCGTCCCGTACGGGGGAGGCCGGAGGCGTGTCAGCGGGTCCTTCGGGCGCTCGTCGTCAGGGCCACCGTTCCCGCTGCGGCCAGGACCGCTCCCGCCGCCAGGACTCCCCGGTGGGAGTGCCAGGAGAGGACCGACCAGCGGGACCGGGCCGACAGCAGGGAGCCGAGGCTCGCCCAGGAGCCGACCGAGGCGACCGAGAGGGCGGAGCCGACCGAGCCGATCGAGAGGAAGGAGCCGACCGAGCCGATCGAGAGGGTCGATCCGACCGAGCCGACGGACAGGAACGAGTCCCGCGACCAGAGCGACAGGTGCGAGCGCGAGTGTCGGGTCATGGGGTGATCCTAGGGGGCGTCAGCCCGCGCAGGCGGGGAGGAACTCCAGGCCCTCCGGTGTGCCGAAGCGGAGCACCGCGAGGTAGGCCTCGGGGTAGTCGCAGCCGAGGTCCGTCCACTGGAGCGCGAGGACGGTCCAGACGACGAACGCGGCCAGGAGGATCCAGCGCCAGCCTTTTGACATGTACGCCAGCTACCCGGCCGGATCGCGGAGGAACCGCTTCCGAGGGTGGAGCGGGCCGGGCTTGGCTCGCTGGACCAATCCGGGTCCCTTCGCGCATCGCTCCAGCGCCCGCCCGTACTCGCTGGATGCACCACGCAACCATCGTCCCAATTGGTCTAGTCCAAGTTTGGTCCAGGCCATTGACGTGCTCATGGTGGCGGGGGTTACTTCGTATCCCGACAGTCGTGCGTGACAACGGCGTTGACGCACCCCACCACCTCCCCCACAGACATGGGATCGCCATGAGACGACGCGTACGTTCGCTCCGCTCGGCCCTCACCGCCGCCGTGACCGCCGTGGCCGCCCTCGGCCTCGCGACCACCGCCACCGCTCCCGCCCAGGCCGCCACCCCGCTCCCGGCCAGGGTCTTCGCCCCCTACTTCGAGTCCTGGACCGGCGAGAGCCCCGCCGCCCTCAGCGCCCAGTCCGGCGCCAAGCACCTCACGATGGCGTTCCTCCAGACCGCCGCCAAGGGCTCCTGCACCGCGTACTGGAACGGCGACACCGGCCTCCCCGTCGCCCAGGCCTCCTTCGGCGCCGACATCAAGACCATGCAGTCCCGCGGCGGCGACGTCATCCCCTCCTTCGGCGGCTACACGGCCGACACCACCGGCACCGAGATCGCCGACAGCTGCACCGACGTCAACCAGATCGCCGCCGTGTACGAGAAGGTCATCACGACCTACGACATCACCCGGCTCGACATGGACATCGAGGTCGACTCCCTCGACAACACCGCCGGCATCGACCGCCGCAACAAGGCCATCAAGCTCGTCCAGGACCGGGCCGCCGCCGACGGCCGCCAGATCCAGATCTCGTACACCCTCCCGACGACCACCCACGGCCTCGCCGCCAGCGGCCTCGCGGTGCTCAAGAACGCCGTCACCAACGGCGCCCGCGTCGACGTCGTCAACCTCATGACCTTCGACTACTACGACAACGCCGCCCACGACATGGCCGCGGACACCAAGACCGCCGCCCAGGGCCTCTACGACCAGCTCGCCAAGCTCTACCCCACCAAGACCTCCGCCCAGCTCTGGGGCATGGTCGGCATCATCGAGATGATCGGCGTCGACGACTTCGGCCCGGCCGAGACCTTCACCCTCGCCAACGCCCGCACGGTCTACGACTGGGCCGTCTCCCAGGGCATCAACACCCTCTCGTTCTGGGCGCTCCAGCGCGACAACGGCAGCTGCCCCGGCGGTGCCGCCGCCGACGGCTGCTCCGGCATCCAGCAGAACACCTGGGACTTCTCGCACGTCTTCGCCCCCTTCACCAGCGGGACGACGACCCCGACGGACGACTTCTCGGTGACCACCACCCCGGCCGCCGCCACCGTCACCGCCGGCGCCTCCACCTCCGCCACGGTCAAGACGGCCGTCACCGCCGGGGCGGCGCAGACGGTGAACCTCACGGTCAGCGGCCTGCCGGCCGGCGTCACCGCCACCCTCAGCCCCGCCTCGGTGACGGCCGGGGGCTCGTCGACCCTCACGCTGAAAACGACCGCGGGCACGGTCTCCGGGACCTACCAGATCGTGGTCAACGGAGCGAGCCCCTCGGCCGGTCACGCCGCGGTCCTCGCCCTGACCGTCACCGGCGGCGCCACCCAGTGCACGGCGACGCCGTGGGTCTCCTCCGCCGTCTACACCGGCGGCCAGCAGGTCTCCCACAAGGGCCACACCTGGAAGGCCAAGTGGTGGACGACCGGCGAGGAGCCCGGCACCACGGGCGAGTGGGGCGTCTGGCAGGACCTCGGCGCCTGCTGAGCCCGCCTCCGCCCGGACCGGGACCCGCCGGAGTCGGCGGGCGGGTAGGGCCCGCCGGACTCGGCGGGCCCTACCGCCACCAGCCGAAGCGCTCCCTGTTGTCGTCCTCCGTCCGCTTCTGGTCCTCCCCGGAGGCGCGGACCGCGTCGCGCAGGGGACCGTCGAGGTGGCGGCCGAGGGCGCGGGTCGCGAGGTCGAGGTCGTCGAGGAGCGGGGCGAACCCGTTCGCGACCGAGGCGCCGAGGTCGCCGCTCCTCTGGAGCTCTTCGAGGTCGTACATGGCGCGGGCGAGCGCCGTCGTGGTCCTGCCGGCGA
This is a stretch of genomic DNA from Streptomyces sp. R44. It encodes these proteins:
- a CDS encoding chitinase: MRRRVRSLRSALTAAVTAVAALGLATTATAPAQAATPLPARVFAPYFESWTGESPAALSAQSGAKHLTMAFLQTAAKGSCTAYWNGDTGLPVAQASFGADIKTMQSRGGDVIPSFGGYTADTTGTEIADSCTDVNQIAAVYEKVITTYDITRLDMDIEVDSLDNTAGIDRRNKAIKLVQDRAAADGRQIQISYTLPTTTHGLAASGLAVLKNAVTNGARVDVVNLMTFDYYDNAAHDMAADTKTAAQGLYDQLAKLYPTKTSAQLWGMVGIIEMIGVDDFGPAETFTLANARTVYDWAVSQGINTLSFWALQRDNGSCPGGAAADGCSGIQQNTWDFSHVFAPFTSGTTTPTDDFSVTTTPAAATVTAGASTSATVKTAVTAGAAQTVNLTVSGLPAGVTATLSPASVTAGGSSTLTLKTTAGTVSGTYQIVVNGASPSAGHAAVLALTVTGGATQCTATPWVSSAVYTGGQQVSHKGHTWKAKWWTTGEEPGTTGEWGVWQDLGAC
- a CDS encoding MBL fold metallo-hydrolase, whose protein sequence is MSAVIATYLGTATVLLRIGDLTVLTDPALDPAPADYPGARPLHRTTGPALTAAELPPVDLVLLSHDQHADNLDVTGREVLARAGAVLTTPEGAERLGGRAEGLAPWQSRTVTAGTTTVTVTATPARHGPEGTEHVTGPVTGFVVAHEGGTLYVSGDTVRHDALAEIADRFRIDTAFLHLGDAHFPSTGDRAFSMSASEGAALARALGARTVIPLHFDSWDHLAEDPSRITEAFAAPDLAGRLRRLRPGVPETL